In Arthrobacter sp. QXT-31, one genomic interval encodes:
- a CDS encoding Mrp/NBP35 family ATP-binding protein yields MSTTLVQAVNAALATVIDPELRRPITELGMVDSVEISDDGTVRLAVLLTIAGCPLRDTITKDSEAALLDVPGVTGVEVDLKVMTQAQRDALKEQLRGPGGQRGIPFNQAGSLTKVFAVASGKGGVGKSSVTVNLACSLAAQGLRVGIVDADVYGFSVPALMGISQAPTRVDDMILPPVAYGVKVISIGMFVTGNQPVAWRGPMLHRALEQFLTDVYFGDLDALFLDLPPGTGDIAISVAPLLPKAEILVVTTPQAAAADVAERAGAIATQTGQTVAGVIENMSFLEMPDGGRMDLFGTGGGEVLAERLSASTGTDVPLLGQIPLDILLREGGDSGKPIVLGGPDTPAAAALSGIAEKLAARPRGLAGMKLDVQPR; encoded by the coding sequence ATGAGCACCACCCTCGTTCAGGCAGTCAACGCTGCCCTGGCAACCGTCATCGACCCGGAACTCCGCCGCCCCATCACGGAACTGGGCATGGTTGATTCCGTGGAGATCTCCGACGACGGGACCGTCCGGCTGGCGGTGCTGCTCACCATTGCCGGCTGCCCGCTGCGCGACACCATCACCAAGGACTCCGAGGCGGCGCTCCTGGACGTTCCCGGCGTCACCGGCGTGGAGGTTGACCTGAAGGTCATGACACAGGCGCAGCGCGACGCACTGAAGGAGCAGCTGCGCGGCCCCGGCGGCCAGCGCGGAATCCCGTTCAACCAGGCAGGGTCCCTCACCAAGGTCTTTGCCGTGGCCAGCGGCAAGGGCGGAGTGGGCAAGTCCTCCGTGACCGTCAACCTCGCCTGCTCACTCGCGGCACAGGGGCTGCGCGTGGGCATCGTGGACGCGGATGTGTACGGCTTCTCGGTGCCGGCCCTGATGGGGATCAGCCAGGCCCCCACCCGAGTTGACGACATGATCCTCCCGCCGGTGGCCTACGGCGTGAAAGTCATTTCCATCGGCATGTTCGTCACCGGCAACCAGCCTGTGGCCTGGCGCGGGCCCATGCTGCACCGGGCCCTCGAGCAGTTCCTCACCGACGTCTACTTCGGCGACCTCGACGCACTCTTCCTGGATCTTCCGCCGGGCACCGGGGACATCGCCATCTCGGTGGCGCCGCTGCTGCCCAAGGCCGAGATCCTGGTGGTCACCACGCCGCAGGCCGCCGCAGCCGACGTCGCGGAGCGTGCCGGTGCCATCGCCACCCAGACCGGGCAGACAGTGGCAGGAGTCATCGAGAACATGTCCTTCCTGGAAATGCCCGATGGCGGGCGGATGGACCTGTTCGGCACCGGCGGCGGAGAGGTGCTCGCCGAGAGGCTGAGCGCGTCGACCGGGACCGATGTGCCGCTGCTGGGCCAGATCCCGCTGGACATTCTCCTGCGCGAGGGCGGCGATTCCGGCAAGCCCATCGTGCTGGGCGGCCCGGACACGCCGGCCGCAGCGGCGCTGTCCGGCATCGCGGAGAAACTCGCGGCCCGGCCGCGCGGCCTGGCCGGGATGAAGCTGGACGTCCAGCCCCGCTGA